In Patescibacteria group bacterium, a single window of DNA contains:
- a CDS encoding transcriptional repressor, whose protein sequence is MIKTKLQKLLAKSKSPISVPEILEEIDANKTTIYRELTSFIKDGLITEIEFGDGKKRYEWKDHGHHHHLICKTCGKIEDVKVDEKKLIKSITNKNFLIESHSLEFFGKCKNCITK, encoded by the coding sequence ATGATAAAAACGAAATTACAAAAATTACTTGCGAAATCTAAATCTCCTATTTCTGTTCCAGAGATCTTGGAAGAAATTGATGCAAATAAAACTACAATTTATCGAGAACTTACATCTTTTATAAAAGACGGGCTTATAACAGAAATTGAATTTGGAGATGGAAAAAAAAGATATGAATGGAAAGATCACGGACATCATCATCATTTAATTTGTAAAACTTGCGGCAAGATTGAGGATGTCAAAGTTGACGAGAAGAAATTAATAAAAAGTATTACAAATAAAAATTTTTTAATTGAGAGTCATAGTTTAGAGTTTTTTGGAAAATGCAAAAATTGTATAACGAAATAA
- a CDS encoding ZIP family metal transporter, translated as MAIFFTICTFFSTLIGGLVGLKYKDKLHLILGFTAGVLVAVVAFDIFPEIFELVEKTKVESVYPMIALVFGFLLFHVFEKTILIHHEEEDAYGSHHHPQVGIASAIALSGHSFMDGVGIGLGFQVSPAIGVLVAIAVIAHDFSDGLNTVTLVLVNKNKDKQALYLLLLDAITPVIGVISTLFFKVPDSFLVLYLGFFAGFLLYIGSSDILPEAHREHSSYLTILMTLIGVAFIFLITRIV; from the coding sequence ATGGCAATATTCTTTACAATCTGTACTTTCTTCTCGACCCTTATAGGTGGGCTTGTGGGTCTAAAGTACAAAGATAAACTACATCTCATCTTGGGGTTTACGGCTGGAGTGCTTGTGGCAGTTGTTGCTTTTGATATTTTTCCAGAAATTTTTGAATTAGTTGAAAAAACCAAAGTTGAATCAGTTTATCCAATGATAGCTCTTGTTTTTGGTTTTCTGCTTTTCCATGTATTCGAAAAAACAATTCTTATTCATCACGAAGAAGAAGACGCATACGGTTCCCATCACCATCCGCAAGTGGGTATTGCATCAGCCATTGCTTTATCAGGTCATTCTTTTATGGACGGAGTTGGAATTGGTTTGGGTTTTCAAGTAAGCCCTGCAATTGGAGTACTCGTTGCAATTGCGGTAATTGCTCATGATTTCTCAGATGGACTAAACACTGTAACCTTAGTTCTAGTCAATAAAAATAAAGACAAACAGGCTCTTTATTTATTATTATTAGATGCGATTACGCCAGTTATTGGTGTAATTTCAACATTATTTTTTAAAGTTCCAGATAGTTTTCTTGTTTTATATTTAGGTTTTTTTGCGGGGTTTTTGCTTTATATTGGATCTTCTGATATCTTACCAGAAGCTCATAGAGAGCATTCTTCTTATTTAACCATTCTTATGACCCTTATTGGAGTTGCATTTATTTTTCTAATAACTAGAATAGTCTAA
- a CDS encoding triose-phosphate isomerase — MIFVNYKTYEESSGDNALSLTKIIEEVSKESQIKIIPVVQALDLKEIVSESNLEIWAQKVDPVDFGAHTGSILPKEVREAGAYGTFLNHSENKISDFNVLTNTVKVCKEVGLKTLVFAADLEELKRNLDISPDFISYEPPELVGSTDTSVSQAKPEVIKDAVALAKDAGIPLIIGAGVKSEEDMRIGLQLGAAGFAIASSIVKAEDPKKELLQLVEGYK; from the coding sequence ATGATTTTTGTAAATTACAAAACATATGAAGAGTCTTCAGGAGACAACGCTCTTTCTTTAACAAAAATAATCGAAGAAGTAAGTAAAGAATCTCAGATAAAAATCATTCCAGTTGTTCAAGCTCTTGATTTGAAAGAAATAGTTTCTGAAAGTAATTTAGAAATTTGGGCTCAAAAAGTTGATCCAGTTGATTTTGGTGCTCACACAGGAAGTATTCTGCCAAAAGAAGTTCGCGAAGCGGGTGCATATGGAACTTTTTTAAATCATTCAGAAAATAAAATTTCAGATTTTAATGTATTAACAAACACTGTTAAAGTCTGTAAAGAAGTTGGTTTAAAAACTTTAGTATTTGCGGCAGATCTGGAAGAACTAAAAAGGAACCTCGATATATCTCCAGATTTTATTTCTTACGAGCCTCCTGAGTTGGTTGGAAGCACTGATACTTCTGTTAGTCAGGCAAAGCCAGAAGTTATAAAAGATGCCGTCGCGCTGGCAAAAGATGCTGGCATTCCTCTAATAATTGGAGCAGGAGTAAAAAGCGAAGAAGATATGAGAATTGGTTTACAATTAGGCGCTGCAGGTTTTGCAATCGCAAGCAGCATTGTAAAAGCCGAAGACCCAAAAAAAGAATTACTCCAATTGGTAGAAGGCTACAAATGA
- a CDS encoding RpiB/LacA/LacB family sugar-phosphate isomerase, which translates to MKIYLGSDHRGFALKNKIATWLESWNYEFEDLGPDKLNPDDDYTTYASSVAKKVSEEKNCLGILLCGSGVGVDITANKFHGIRAGIGKTQDQVKAAKNDDNINILVLASDFTTDEEAQNMLKVFLETKFDNLPRHERRLEEIKNIEDNKS; encoded by the coding sequence ATGAAAATATATCTTGGATCAGACCATAGAGGTTTCGCTTTAAAAAATAAAATAGCAACATGGCTTGAAAGTTGGAATTACGAATTTGAAGATTTAGGTCCGGATAAATTAAATCCGGATGATGATTACACAACTTATGCTTCATCAGTTGCCAAAAAAGTAAGCGAAGAAAAAAATTGTCTAGGTATTCTTCTTTGTGGCAGTGGAGTAGGGGTAGACATCACTGCAAACAAATTTCATGGAATTAGAGCTGGAATTGGTAAAACACAAGATCAGGTAAAGGCAGCGAAAAATGACGACAATATAAATATTTTAGTTCTTGCAAGCGACTTTACGACAGACGAAGAGGCACAAAACATGCTTAAAGTTTTTTTAGAAACAAAATTTGATAATTTACCTCGTCACGAAAGAAGGCTGGAAGAAATCAAGAATATAGAAGATAATAAATCATGA
- the pgk gene encoding phosphoglycerate kinase — MISLPKLSDFNLTGKRVIVRADLDISPEDINNIRLTSLSQTLDYLKNQNALITIIGHRGRPQGLDESLSLKPFEQYFKKWEARVLENLRFDEREEKNDESFAKELSAGQDFYVNEAFGVSHREHASIVGLPKLLPHAAGFRFVSEIENLSKVLENPQRPLIFIISGLKDDKLSYMESFLKLSDKILIGGRMPDYIHDDSPLRHNEKVVVADLLPDKEDITIHSIEKFETEIIKSKTIVVSGPIGKFEEEGHRQGTSRVFFNVTNSNSFKIAGGGDTETAINLLNLKDKFNWISVGGGAMLEFLAKGTLPGIVSLLEK; from the coding sequence ATGATCTCTCTTCCCAAGCTTTCTGATTTTAATTTAACAGGCAAACGCGTAATTGTTCGCGCTGATTTGGATATTTCCCCGGAAGATATAAATAATATTCGTTTAACTTCGCTTTCTCAAACTCTCGATTATCTAAAAAATCAAAATGCATTAATTACAATTATTGGACATCGCGGCCGCCCACAAGGGCTTGATGAAAGCTTAAGTCTAAAGCCTTTTGAACAATATTTTAAAAAATGGGAAGCAAGAGTTTTGGAAAATCTTCGTTTTGACGAAAGAGAAGAAAAAAATGACGAAAGCTTTGCCAAAGAATTGTCAGCAGGTCAGGATTTTTATGTTAATGAAGCTTTTGGCGTAAGCCACCGCGAACACGCATCAATTGTCGGTTTACCGAAATTACTTCCTCATGCAGCAGGCTTTAGGTTTGTTTCTGAAATAGAAAATCTTTCCAAAGTTTTAGAAAACCCGCAAAGACCATTAATTTTTATCATTAGCGGATTAAAAGACGACAAGCTTTCATATATGGAAAGTTTTTTAAAATTATCAGATAAAATTTTAATTGGAGGAAGAATGCCGGATTATATTCACGATGACAGTCCTCTTCGACATAATGAGAAAGTTGTTGTTGCCGACTTATTACCAGACAAAGAAGATATCACTATTCATTCAATTGAAAAGTTTGAAACTGAAATAATAAAATCTAAAACAATAGTTGTAAGTGGCCCAATTGGAAAATTTGAAGAAGAAGGCCACAGGCAGGGGACTTCCCGAGTTTTCTTTAATGTTACAAATAGTAATTCATTTAAAATTGCAGGAGGGGGGGATACAGAAACTGCAATTAATTTACTTAATCTAAAAGATAAATTTAATTGGATAAGTGTCGGCGGAGGAGCAATGCTAGAGTTTCTTGCCAAAGGCACTCTCCCTGGAATTGTTTCCCTTCTTGAAAAATAA
- the gap gene encoding type I glyceraldehyde-3-phosphate dehydrogenase, which produces MVKVGINGFGRIGRLAFRIGLLKHTGEIEFAAINTSGSMPTASWAHLVNYDTTYRKFAKEIKSEELKDPKEATDENPQIGNLIVDGVKIPVLAQKDPEKLPWSKYGVDVVIESTGHFTDAEGAAKHAKGGAKRVIISAPPKGSNVNTYVIGVNEYDGKSQVVSNASCTTNCIAPVAAVMHAKFGIEKAAMTTAHAYTDDQVLEDGSHSDLRRARAAAVNIVPTTTGAAISTTETIPDLKGLFDGRALRVPVVTGSITDFAIITKKVTSIEEVNQAFIDASENALYKGILAVSNEPLVSSDIIGRSESAIVDLGLTQVIGGNLVKVFAWYDNEWGYTNRLVEQVVRVSRSLNSNTAPTDPITLSFTPQK; this is translated from the coding sequence ATGGTCAAAGTTGGCATAAATGGTTTTGGTAGAATTGGGCGTTTAGCTTTTAGAATTGGTTTATTAAAGCACACTGGCGAAATCGAATTTGCAGCAATTAATACTTCAGGCAGCATGCCGACAGCAAGTTGGGCACATCTTGTAAATTACGACACAACATATAGGAAATTTGCAAAAGAAATTAAATCTGAGGAATTAAAAGATCCAAAAGAAGCAACAGATGAAAATCCCCAAATTGGAAATCTAATTGTTGATGGTGTAAAAATTCCAGTTCTTGCTCAAAAAGATCCCGAAAAACTTCCTTGGAGCAAATACGGAGTTGACGTTGTAATTGAATCTACTGGCCATTTTACAGATGCAGAAGGCGCCGCAAAGCACGCCAAAGGTGGCGCAAAGCGCGTAATTATTTCAGCCCCTCCGAAGGGGAGTAATGTTAACACTTATGTAATTGGGGTTAATGAATATGACGGTAAATCACAAGTTGTTTCAAATGCCAGCTGTACTACAAATTGTATTGCTCCAGTTGCAGCAGTAATGCATGCAAAATTTGGAATTGAAAAAGCTGCAATGACAACAGCCCACGCATATACAGATGACCAAGTTTTGGAAGATGGATCTCATTCAGATTTGCGCCGCGCGCGCGCTGCTGCAGTTAATATTGTGCCCACAACTACAGGAGCAGCAATTTCAACAACTGAAACCATTCCCGATCTAAAAGGTTTATTTGACGGCCGTGCTTTAAGAGTCCCAGTTGTCACAGGATCCATTACAGATTTTGCAATTATTACCAAAAAAGTTACTTCTATAGAAGAAGTTAATCAGGCATTTATCGACGCTTCGGAAAATGCGTTATACAAGGGCATTCTTGCAGTAAGTAACGAGCCTTTAGTTTCATCAGATATTATTGGCAGAAGCGAATCAGCAATTGTTGATTTAGGATTAACGCAGGTTATTGGCGGCAATTTAGTTAAAGTTTTTGCCTGGTATGATAACGAATGGGGTTATACAAATCGCCTCGTTGAGCAAGTAGTCCGTGTTAGCAGAAGTTTAAATAGTAACACGGCTCCAACTGATCCAATAACTCTAAGTTTCACTCCTCAAAAATAA
- a CDS encoding LOG family protein yields the protein MVKIKHISYFGFADTAPSDPLYKEAYECAKFLAQKGFVTINGGGPGTMRAVSEGAKAGGGTTIGVTFYPKDITNFEGRDPNNPIDQEVVTKNYLERTLKLLELGDLYVIFAGGTGTISEFGMAWGLAKLYYGHHKPLILYGKFWKAIIDSFINNMRIRPEDLKVYKIVETPEKAYEEILTFERLIKDKENANSNEKAFEL from the coding sequence ATGGTCAAAATTAAACACATCTCTTATTTTGGTTTTGCAGACACAGCGCCGTCCGACCCGTTGTACAAAGAAGCTTACGAATGTGCAAAATTTTTAGCGCAAAAAGGATTTGTCACAATAAACGGCGGCGGTCCGGGAACTATGCGTGCTGTTTCTGAAGGCGCTAAAGCTGGCGGCGGGACAACAATTGGAGTTACTTTTTATCCAAAAGATATTACAAATTTTGAAGGACGCGACCCGAATAATCCAATTGATCAGGAAGTTGTCACTAAAAATTATCTTGAGCGAACACTTAAACTTCTTGAATTAGGAGATTTGTATGTTATTTTCGCAGGGGGAACAGGAACAATTTCAGAATTTGGAATGGCTTGGGGATTAGCAAAACTTTATTATGGTCATCACAAACCTTTAATTTTGTATGGAAAATTCTGGAAAGCAATCATTGATTCATTTATTAATAATATGAGAATTCGTCCTGAAGATTTAAAAGTTTATAAAATTGTAGAAACTCCGGAAAAGGCATATGAAGAAATTCTAACTTTTGAAAGGTTAATTAAAGATAAAGAAAACGCAAATAGCAACGAAAAAGCTTTCGAGCTATAA
- a CDS encoding transketolase, producing MDLELAANQIRIDIITMLERAGSGHPGGALGMADIFASLYFSILNHDPSNPDWEERDRLILSNGHIVPVRYAAMAESGYFDVKELKTLRKLNSRLQGHPERGKLPGLETTSGPLGSGLGQAAGIALGAKLDNKRFRVYCVMSDGEQDEGNTWEAVLFAVKYKLGNLTAIIDRNKIQLSGNTEEIMPINFLVDKYKSFHWNVEEIDGSNFKEIATAIKKAKDIYDRPTVIIANTIPGKGVSFMENKYVWHGKAPNKEEAKLALKELEKTRDEIKERIKEND from the coding sequence ATGGATTTAGAATTAGCTGCCAACCAAATAAGAATTGATATTATCACTATGCTTGAGCGCGCCGGTTCTGGTCATCCCGGCGGCGCTCTTGGAATGGCAGATATTTTTGCAAGTCTTTATTTTAGTATTTTAAATCACGATCCAAGTAATCCTGATTGGGAAGAACGCGACAGATTAATTTTAAGCAATGGCCATATCGTACCTGTGCGTTATGCAGCCATGGCAGAAAGTGGTTATTTTGACGTTAAAGAATTAAAAACACTTCGCAAATTAAATTCTAGATTGCAAGGTCATCCGGAACGCGGTAAATTGCCAGGTTTAGAAACAACTTCTGGCCCATTAGGTTCTGGTTTGGGCCAAGCTGCTGGGATTGCTCTTGGTGCGAAATTAGATAATAAAAGATTTAGAGTTTATTGTGTCATGTCTGACGGGGAGCAGGATGAAGGAAATACTTGGGAGGCAGTTTTATTTGCAGTCAAATACAAATTAGGAAATTTAACTGCAATTATTGATAGAAATAAAATTCAATTAAGTGGTAACACAGAAGAGATAATGCCCATTAATTTTTTAGTTGATAAATATAAATCTTTTCATTGGAATGTTGAAGAAATTGATGGGTCTAATTTCAAAGAAATTGCGACTGCTATTAAAAAGGCAAAAGATATTTATGATAGACCAACAGTAATTATTGCAAATACTATTCCAGGTAAAGGAGTTAGCTTTATGGAAAATAAATATGTATGGCATGGCAAAGCTCCAAATAAAGAAGAGGCAAAATTGGCATTAAAGGAATTAGAAAAAACGCGTGATGAAATTAAAGAAAGGATAAAAGAAAATGATTAA
- a CDS encoding transketolase C-terminal domain-containing protein: MINPKQNLSENIFKKNIEQASTRIGFGEGLLIAGEKNINVVALSADLEESVHVNLFKEKFPQRFFETGVAEQAMITVSSGLANYGKIPFAASYSVFSPGRTWEQIRTTICINNVPVKIIGSHTGLTVGPDGATHQMLEDFALMRSLPNMIVISPCDAEEAKKATLEIAKNNKPSYLRLTRASTPVFTTDRTPFNIGKAETFWESKNPLVAIIATGPLVYESLLAAKGLQNRMDVLVINCHTIKPLDELAIIRAAKTCGAIITVEDHQINGGLGSAVAECLSKNFPTPIEMVAVEDKFGESGSPDELLEKYNLTKENIIEKVKKVIARKNS, from the coding sequence ATGATTAATCCCAAACAAAATCTTTCAGAAAATATTTTCAAAAAAAATATTGAACAAGCTTCCACTCGTATTGGTTTTGGCGAAGGATTATTAATTGCAGGAGAAAAAAATATAAATGTTGTTGCCTTATCTGCAGATCTTGAAGAGTCCGTTCATGTAAATTTATTTAAAGAAAAATTCCCGCAACGTTTTTTTGAAACCGGTGTTGCCGAACAGGCAATGATAACAGTTTCATCAGGTCTTGCAAATTACGGTAAAATTCCTTTTGCAGCAAGTTATTCTGTATTTTCTCCAGGTCGCACCTGGGAACAAATTCGTACCACTATTTGTATTAACAATGTTCCAGTAAAAATTATCGGCAGTCATACAGGATTAACTGTTGGCCCAGACGGTGCAACTCACCAAATGCTTGAGGATTTTGCTTTAATGAGAAGTCTTCCCAATATGATTGTAATTTCTCCTTGTGACGCCGAAGAAGCCAAAAAAGCAACGCTTGAAATTGCCAAAAATAATAAACCAAGCTATCTTAGATTAACTCGCGCCAGTACTCCTGTTTTTACAACTGATAGAACCCCATTTAATATTGGTAAAGCTGAAACTTTTTGGGAAAGCAAAAATCCATTAGTTGCAATAATTGCAACAGGTCCATTAGTTTATGAAAGTTTACTTGCCGCTAAAGGGTTGCAAAATAGAATGGATGTTTTAGTTATAAATTGTCACACGATAAAACCTCTTGATGAATTAGCAATAATTAGAGCCGCCAAAACTTGTGGGGCAATTATTACAGTAGAGGACCATCAAATTAATGGAGGACTCGGCTCTGCAGTTGCTGAGTGTTTATCAAAAAATTTCCCAACTCCAATTGAAATGGTTGCAGTTGAAGACAAATTTGGAGAAAGTGGAAGTCCAGATGAATTATTAGAAAAATATAATTTAACTAAAGAAAATATAATTGAAAAAGTTAAAAAAGTTATCGCGCGCAAAAACTCCTGA
- a CDS encoding class I fructose-bisphosphate aldolase encodes MDELENLAKALVTKGKGILAADESFPTIEKRFTAVGISSTQEARRAYREMLFTTQGIENFISGVIMFDETSRDKTSTGENFTDVLIKKGIIPGIKVDQGMEDMAGYPGDKLTDGLTGLKERLVDYKELKLQFTKWRAAFSISEVNPSIQCVEENANRLAEYASIAQSSGFVPIVEPEVLMDGSHTIDKCYEVTRSVLRIVFMKLKDKNVNFRAMLLKPNMVLPGSGSGTATSETVAQKTIEVLKDCVPQEIPGIVFLSGGQSEEEAANNLREMNKRDDVPWELSFSFGRALQNSALEIWKGNPTMVKDAQDKFLEVAKVNSNARNGK; translated from the coding sequence ATGGACGAATTAGAAAATTTAGCCAAAGCCTTGGTCACAAAAGGAAAAGGTATTTTGGCAGCTGATGAATCTTTCCCGACAATTGAAAAAAGATTTACTGCAGTCGGAATAAGCTCAACCCAAGAAGCAAGGCGCGCTTATCGCGAAATGCTTTTTACAACTCAAGGCATTGAAAATTTTATAAGCGGTGTGATAATGTTTGATGAAACTTCAAGAGATAAAACATCAACCGGAGAAAACTTTACAGATGTTTTAATTAAAAAAGGAATTATCCCAGGAATAAAAGTTGATCAGGGTATGGAAGACATGGCAGGCTATCCGGGAGATAAATTAACAGACGGTTTAACAGGTCTAAAAGAAAGATTGGTAGATTACAAAGAATTAAAACTACAATTTACCAAATGGCGTGCAGCTTTTTCTATTTCCGAAGTCAATCCTTCAATTCAATGTGTTGAAGAAAATGCCAATCGTCTGGCTGAGTATGCATCCATCGCACAAAGCTCAGGTTTTGTCCCAATAGTTGAGCCAGAAGTTTTAATGGACGGAAGTCACACTATTGATAAATGCTATGAAGTGACTCGTAGTGTTTTGCGAATTGTTTTTATGAAACTAAAAGACAAAAATGTAAATTTTAGAGCAATGCTCCTCAAGCCAAATATGGTTCTTCCTGGAAGTGGATCGGGCACTGCAACTTCAGAAACTGTTGCCCAAAAAACCATTGAAGTTCTTAAAGATTGTGTACCTCAAGAAATTCCAGGTATTGTCTTTTTATCTGGTGGTCAGTCTGAAGAAGAAGCTGCAAATAATTTAAGAGAAATGAATAAAAGAGATGACGTTCCTTGGGAATTATCTTTCTCTTTTGGAAGAGCTCTTCAAAATTCAGCTTTAGAAATTTGGAAAGGAAATCCTACAATGGTTAAAGATGCTCAAGATAAATTTTTAGAAGTTGCTAAGGTAAATTCTAACGCTCGAAATGGCAAATAA
- a CDS encoding carbohydrate kinase family protein — MANNFTLLSIGDASLDTFIEPSEVDTTCEIDNKKCLISFTYGDKIPVKSLDYSVGGNAANNAVGASRLGVETAILLTIGQDNSGNQIYETLEKERVYTGFIKKDENTTSNSSIVIRYLGERTIFTYHSPKIYQFPVDVPIPQWIYLTSMGENFAEFYESVYELLAQNPNIKLGFNPGSWQLKAGIESLKNILSRTVCLFVNKEEAEKLTGIEKSENNHKSLLDGLSNLGVQIPIITDGGNGCFAKADGKYWKLGTLNIPVIERTGAGDAFGSGCLSALIKGKSLEEALVWGMCNSSSVISFIGSQKGLLHDSEIPSWLEKVRSSNIKVEEL, encoded by the coding sequence ATGGCAAATAATTTCACTCTTCTTAGTATTGGTGATGCCTCGCTTGATACTTTTATAGAACCAAGTGAAGTTGATACAACTTGCGAAATTGACAATAAAAAATGTCTGATTAGTTTTACTTATGGAGATAAAATTCCAGTTAAATCTCTTGATTATTCAGTCGGCGGCAATGCTGCCAATAACGCAGTTGGTGCAAGTCGTTTAGGTGTCGAGACTGCAATTCTTCTAACAATTGGTCAGGATAATTCAGGTAATCAAATATATGAGACACTTGAAAAAGAAAGAGTTTATACAGGTTTTATTAAAAAAGATGAAAACACAACTTCAAACTCATCAATTGTAATAAGATATCTTGGCGAGCGTACTATTTTTACATATCATTCTCCAAAAATCTATCAATTTCCGGTAGATGTTCCCATTCCTCAGTGGATCTATTTAACTTCAATGGGGGAAAATTTTGCAGAATTTTATGAATCGGTTTATGAGCTTTTAGCGCAAAATCCAAACATAAAGTTAGGTTTTAATCCAGGCAGCTGGCAACTAAAAGCCGGAATAGAAAGTTTAAAAAACATTTTATCTCGTACCGTATGTTTATTTGTAAACAAAGAAGAAGCCGAAAAATTAACAGGGATTGAAAAATCTGAAAATAATCACAAAAGTTTATTAGATGGTTTATCAAATCTTGGAGTCCAAATTCCAATTATCACAGATGGCGGAAATGGCTGTTTTGCAAAAGCCGATGGCAAATATTGGAAGTTAGGAACTCTTAATATTCCAGTGATTGAAAGAACTGGTGCAGGAGATGCATTCGGAAGTGGCTGTTTATCGGCACTAATTAAAGGTAAATCTTTAGAAGAAGCCCTAGTTTGGGGGATGTGTAATTCTAGTTCTGTGATAAGTTTCATCGGTTCTCAAAAAGGATTATTACATGATAGTGAAATTCCATCTTGGCTTGAAAAAGTAAGAAGTAGTAACATTAAAGTAGAAGAATTATGA
- a CDS encoding D-glycerate dehydrogenase, with amino-acid sequence MKILVTRKIPGNHIQKLIDAHHDVVVSDFDRPLTAEELVEKIRGVDVILSQLTDKIDAEVMDAAGPQLKLISNYAVGFDNINLDDAKRKNIYVTNTPCDEVNVAVAEHTIALILNIARRVSEADHAVHEGAYHGWEPDLFVGESLMGKTLGVIGLGRIGKMAAVRAHAFGMNVIYSQHHKDENEEFCVMCGSLDELFMKSDFISLHVPLNEETRHIINELAFSKMKDGVFLVNTARGPIVDEHALVQALRSGKVKGAALDVFDNEPEINPELMGMENVILTPHIASATNEARNKMGELAVNAILDVASGKVPQNLAK; translated from the coding sequence ATGAAAATTTTAGTCACAAGAAAAATTCCCGGCAATCATATTCAAAAATTAATTGATGCACATCACGATGTAGTTGTCTCTGATTTTGACAGACCATTAACAGCCGAAGAATTAGTTGAAAAAATTCGCGGGGTTGATGTTATTTTAAGTCAATTAACAGACAAAATTGACGCCGAAGTAATGGACGCAGCAGGTCCACAATTAAAATTAATCAGTAATTATGCAGTCGGTTTCGATAATATTAATTTAGACGATGCTAAAAGAAAAAATATTTACGTAACCAATACTCCCTGCGATGAAGTAAATGTTGCGGTTGCCGAGCATACAATTGCCTTAATTTTAAATATTGCCCGCCGCGTTAGTGAAGCAGATCACGCAGTGCACGAAGGCGCATATCATGGCTGGGAACCTGATCTTTTTGTTGGCGAAAGTTTAATGGGAAAAACCTTGGGAGTAATCGGACTTGGCCGTATTGGAAAAATGGCAGCAGTTCGCGCCCATGCTTTTGGAATGAATGTTATTTATAGTCAGCACCACAAAGATGAAAACGAAGAATTTTGTGTTATGTGTGGAAGTCTTGACGAATTATTTATGAAAAGCGATTTTATAAGTCTTCATGTTCCTTTAAACGAAGAAACCCGTCACATAATAAATGAATTAGCTTTTTCAAAAATGAAAGACGGAGTATTTTTAGTTAATACCGCTCGCGGTCCAATTGTCGACGAACATGCTCTAGTTCAGGCATTAAGAAGTGGAAAAGTAAAAGGTGCTGCTCTTGATGTTTTTGATAATGAGCCGGAAATTAATCCAGAATTAATGGGTATGGAAAATGTAATATTAACTCCACACATAGCATCCGCCACAAATGAGGCCAGAAACAAAATGGGAGAGTTAGCAGTTAATGCAATTCTTGATGTTGCTTCAGGTAAAGTTCCGCAAAACTTGGCAAAATAG